A window from Onychostoma macrolepis isolate SWU-2019 chromosome 07, ASM1243209v1, whole genome shotgun sequence encodes these proteins:
- the si:ch211-122f10.4 gene encoding cathepsin A-like, with product MTVRERETQESSSLVYRSVSIRLCEMFSLPVFFCLLSVSVHVASGMYDPDEVLDLPGMSFKPNYRQWSGYLKASSGKFLHYWFVTSQRDPLKDPVVLWLNGGPGCSSLDGFLSENGPFHVNDNGATLYENEFSWNKISNVLYLESPAGVGYSYSDDQKYQTNDDEVANNNYLALQSFFIKFPNFTQNEFFIFGESYGGIYAPTLSLRVATGGQLKVNFKGFAVGNGISSFALNDQSLIYFGNYHGLFGEQLWKDLNDNCCQNGVCNFYNNSRESCSDVVSHAFNIVYNSGLNTYALYLDCAGGVTSQRAMMHLFRNFRKHWEANKLVGSTPNVQGVPPCINSTAQMNWLNRGDVRKALHIPDVLPPWDICSDTVGNQYHTIYETVKDVYEKLLALGPRALVYNGDTDMACNFLGDQWFVEQLGQKASTQYQPWIYDKQIAGFYQQFGNITFLTVKGAGHMVPQWAPGPSLQMLQSFLSNKPY from the exons ATGACAGTCAGGGAAAGGGAAACGCAGGAGTCTTCAAGCCTTGTGTACAGGTCCGTGTCCATCAGGCTGTGTGAAATGTTTTCTCTGCCTGTCTTCTTCTGTCTTCTGTCCGTGTCTGTGCATGTCGCGAGCGGCATGTATGATCCAGATGAGGTGCTGGATCTGCCGGGCATGTCTTTCAAACCCAATTACCGCCAGTGGTCAGGATATCTAAAGGCCAGTTCTGGCAAGTTTTTGCATTATTG GTTTGTGACGTCTCAGAGGGACCCGCTCAAGGATCCAGTCGTGCTGTGGCTGAACGGAGGGCCAGGCTGCAGCTCTTTGGATGGGTTTCTATCAGAGAATGGCCCCTTTCAT GTCAATGATAATGGAGCCACACTTTATGAGAATGAATTCAGCTGGAATAAAATCTCCAATGTTCTTTATCTTGAGTCGCCTGCTGGAGTGGGTTATTCCTACTCGGATGAccaaaaatatcaaacaaatgATGATGAG GTGGCAAATAACAACTACCTGGCTTTGCAAAGTTTTTTCATCAAGTTCCCAAACTTCACCCAGAAtgagtttttcatttttggtgagaGTTATGGAGGCATCTACGCACCAACACTCAGTCTGAGAGTTGCCACTGGAGGTCAGCTTAAAGTGAACTTTAAG GGCTTTGCTGTGGGAAATGGCATTAGTAGCTTTGCACTAAATGACCAATCACTAATCTACTTTGGCAACTATCATGGCCTGTTTGGAGAACA GCTGTGGAAGGATCTGAATGACAACTGCTGTCAAAATGGAGTCTGTAATTTCTACAACAATTCTAGAGAGTCCTGCTCGGATGTG GTGTCACATGCATTTAATATAGTCTATAACTCTGGGTTGAATACATACGCGCTGTATCTTGACTGTGCTGGTGGAGTCACATCTCAGAGAGCCATGATGCATCTTTTCAGAAACTTCAGGAAGCATTGGGAAGCTAATAAG TTAGTAGGAAGCACTCCAAATGTTCAAGGAGTGCCTCCATGCATCAACAGTACTGCTCAAATGAACTGGCTTAACCGAGGAGATGTGAGGAAGGCGCTGCACATTCCTGATGTACTACCACCATGGGACATCTGCAG CGACACCGTGGGAAATCAGTATCACACCATTTACGAAACTGTGAAGGATGTCTATGAGAAGCTGCTGGCTTTGGGTCCGAGAGCTTTGGTCTATAATGGAGACACTGATATGGCTTGTAACTTCCTTGGGGACCAGTGGTTTGTTGAGCAGCTTGGACAGAAG GCGAGCACACAATACCAACCCTGGATTTATGATAAACAGATTGCTGGATTCTACCAGCAGTTTGGTAACATCACTTTCCTCACAGTCAAG GGTGCAGGTCACATGGTTCCTCAGTGGGCTCCTGGTCCATCTCTCCAGATGCTACAGAGTTTCCTGTCCAATAAGCCTTATTGA
- the LOC131543841 gene encoding cytochrome P450 2K1-like has protein sequence MIASIIFGSRFNYKDEYFQTFITDIEKLTKIAIGQWAMRADQGTTFDDSQMVTLLFDLFAAGTETTSNTLRTLTLYLMTHTHIQEQCQREIDEVLGDREHVTFEDRNAMPYVQAVIHEGQRVADIIPLSMFHTATTNTQLQGYNIPKGTIIIPYLSSALREESQWKFPHEFNPQNFLNDKGEFVKPDAFMPFSAGVHGISPGDCTLEAHAHDAATQFAVRILSALTLTDQSVITRLRSGSAFQERCVCCSVAIVSTPGLSLLYSSAHTELK, from the exons ATGATTGCCTCAATCATTTTTGGGTCGCGATTCAATTATAAGGATGAATATTTTCAGACATTCATCACAGACATCGAGAAACTTACTAAGATTGCCATCGGACAATGGGCAATG AGAGCAGATCAAGGCACCACATTTGACGACTCACAGATGGTCACTTTGCTGTTTGACCTGTTTGCGGCTGGAACTGAAACAACCTCGAACACACTCCGAACTTTAACGCTCTATTTGATGACCCACACTCATATACAGG AACAATGTCAGCGTGAGATTGATGAAGTCCTTGGTGATCGTGAACATGTCACATTTGAGGACAGAAACGCCATGCCTTACGTTCAAGCAGTGATTCATGAGGGTCAGCGTGTTGCTGACATTATTCCTCTTAGTATGTTTCACACCGCCACAACCAACACTCAGCTCCAGGGCTACAACATCCCAAAG GGGACAATTATCATCCCCTATCTGTCATCTGCTCTCAGAGAGGAAAGTCAGTGGAAGTTTCCCCATGAATTCAACCCTCAAAACTTCTTGAATGATAAGGGGGAATTTGTGAAGCCTGATGCATTCATGCCTTTCTCTGCAG gtgttcatgggat CTCTCCTGGAGACTGTACGCTCGAAGCGCACGCACATGACGCCGCCACTCAGTTTGCGGTGCGTATTCTTTCCGCGCTCACGTTAACGGATCAGAGCGTTATCACGCGGTTACGGTCCGGCAGTGCGTTCCAGGAGCGGTGCGTCTGCTGCAGTGTAGCGATCGTTTCCACACCGGGTCTATCTTTGCTGTACAGCAGTGcacacactgaattaaagtga
- the LOC131543743 gene encoding cytochrome P450 2F2-like isoform X2, whose protein sequence is MLTALVLLCLGAVLLYLQFRIRRPKNFPPGPTPVPFFGNLLQLDRTNPIKDFDKFAQRYGSIYGIFIGSQPAVVLTGQKIIRQALITQAAEFAGRSDNMMVSHVTNSKGVIMANYGESWREHRRFALTTLRNFGLGKRSMEQRILEEVKYICSHLEESAGKSVDPEHLYHQAASNIIASIIFGSRFNYQDEYFQTLITNIEKITKISIGQWAMLYEIAPMLRVLPLPFCKAFQYFGGIKNHILKVVDEHKKSHVTGEPRDLIDCYLEEMEKRADQGTTFDDSQMVTLLFDLFAAGTETTSNTLRTLTLYLMTHTHIQEQCQREIDEVLGDREHVTFEDRNAMPYVQAVIHEGQRVADIIPLSMFHTATTNTQLQGYNIPKGTIIIPYLSSALREESQWKFPHEFNPQNFLNDKGEFVKPDAFMPFSAGENLARMELFLVLVTVLHRFRLVWPEDAGEPDFKLIYGGTQSVKPYRLTVQLRTSGQTCESVF, encoded by the exons ATGTTGACTGCACTGGTTCTGTTGTGTCTCGGAGCCGTTCTTCTGTACTTGCAGTTCAGAATTCGGCGACCCAAAAACTTCCCCCCTGGACCCACTCCTGTTCCATTTTTTGGAAATTTGCTTCAACTAGACCGCACAAACCCGATAAAGGACTTTGACAAG TTTGCTCAGCGCTATGGGTCAATCTATGGGATATTCATTGGTAGCCAGCCGGCAGTGGTGTTGACAGGTCAGAAAATTATCAGAcaggcactgatcacacaagCGGCGGAGTTTGCTGGCAGATCAGACAACATGATGGTCAGTCATGTAACAAATAGCAAAG GGGTGATCATGGCAAATTATGGAGAAAGTTGGCGAGAACATCGACGCTTTGCTCTGACCACACTGAGGAACTTTGGCCTTGGAAAGAGAAGTATGGAGCAGAGGATTCTCGAGGAGGTCAAATATATCTGCTCACATTTAGAGGAATCTGCTG GAAAGTCAGTTGACCCTGAACATCTGTACCACCAAGCTGCTTCAAACATCATTGCCTCAATCATTTTTGGGTCACGTTTTAATTATCAGGATGAATATTTCCAGACATTGATCACAAACATCGAAAAAATTACTAAGATTTCCATTGGACAATGGGCAATG CTATATGAAATAGCTCCAATGTTAAGGGTTTTGCCACTGCCATTCTGCAAGGCTTTTCAGTATTTTGGGGGAATCAAAAATCACATTCTTAAAGTTGTGGATGAGCACAAGAAGTCACATGTTACTGGGGAGCCCAGAGACCTGATTGACTGTTACCTGGAGGAGATGGAGAAA AGAGCAGATCAAGGCACCACATTTGACGACTCACAGATGGTCACTTTGCTGTTTGACCTGTTTGCGGCTGGAACTGAAACAACCTCGAACACACTCCGAACTTTAACGCTCTATTTGATGACCCACACTCATATACAGG AACAATGTCAGCGTGAGATTGATGAAGTCCTTGGTGATCGTGAACATGTCACATTTGAGGACAGAAACGCCATGCCTTACGTTCAAGCAGTGATTCATGAGGGTCAGCGTGTTGCTGACATTATTCCTCTTAGTATGTTTCACACCGCCACAACCAACACTCAGCTCCAGGGCTACAACATCCCAAAG GGGACAATTATCATCCCCTATCTGTCATCTGCTCTCAGAGAGGAAAGTCAGTGGAAGTTTCCCCATGAATTCAACCCTCAAAACTTCTTGAATGATAAGGGGGAATTTGTGAAGCCTGATGCATTCATGCCTTTCTCTGCAG GAGAAAATCTAGCTCGCATGGAGCTCTTCCTCGTCCTGGTCACGGTGCTTCATCGATTTCGTCTGGTCTGGCCAGAGGATGCAGGAGAACCAGACTTCAAACTTATATATGGTGGTACACAGTCAGTGAAACCTTACCGTCTGACTGTTCAACTACGTACATCGGGGCAGACTTGTGAATCTGTTTTCTGA
- the LOC131543743 gene encoding cytochrome P450 2F2-like isoform X1 produces the protein MLTALVLLCLGAVLLYLQFRIRRPKNFPPGPTPVPFFGNLLQLDRTNPIKDFDKFAQRYGSIYGIFIGSQPAVVLTGQKIIRQALITQAAEFAGRSDNMMVSHVTNSKGVIMANYGESWREHRRFALTTLRNFGLGKRSMEQRILEEVKYICSHLEESAGKSVDPEHLYHQAASNIIASIIFGSRFNYQDEYFQTLITNIEKITKISIGQWAMLYEIAPMLRVLPLPFCKAFQYFGGIKNHILKVVDEHKKSHVTGEPRDLIDCYLEEMEKRADQGTTFDDSQMVTLLFDLFAAGTETTSNTLRTLTLYLMTHTHIQEQCQREIDEVLGDREHVTFEDRNAMPYVQAVIHEGQRVADIIPLSMFHTATTNTQLQGYNIPKGTIIIPYLSSALREESQWKFPHEFNPQNFLNDKGEFVKPDAFMPFSAGFRVCLGENLARMELFLVLVTVLHRFRLVWPEDAGEPDFKLIYGGTQSVKPYRLTVQLRTSGQTCESVF, from the exons ATGTTGACTGCACTGGTTCTGTTGTGTCTCGGAGCCGTTCTTCTGTACTTGCAGTTCAGAATTCGGCGACCCAAAAACTTCCCCCCTGGACCCACTCCTGTTCCATTTTTTGGAAATTTGCTTCAACTAGACCGCACAAACCCGATAAAGGACTTTGACAAG TTTGCTCAGCGCTATGGGTCAATCTATGGGATATTCATTGGTAGCCAGCCGGCAGTGGTGTTGACAGGTCAGAAAATTATCAGAcaggcactgatcacacaagCGGCGGAGTTTGCTGGCAGATCAGACAACATGATGGTCAGTCATGTAACAAATAGCAAAG GGGTGATCATGGCAAATTATGGAGAAAGTTGGCGAGAACATCGACGCTTTGCTCTGACCACACTGAGGAACTTTGGCCTTGGAAAGAGAAGTATGGAGCAGAGGATTCTCGAGGAGGTCAAATATATCTGCTCACATTTAGAGGAATCTGCTG GAAAGTCAGTTGACCCTGAACATCTGTACCACCAAGCTGCTTCAAACATCATTGCCTCAATCATTTTTGGGTCACGTTTTAATTATCAGGATGAATATTTCCAGACATTGATCACAAACATCGAAAAAATTACTAAGATTTCCATTGGACAATGGGCAATG CTATATGAAATAGCTCCAATGTTAAGGGTTTTGCCACTGCCATTCTGCAAGGCTTTTCAGTATTTTGGGGGAATCAAAAATCACATTCTTAAAGTTGTGGATGAGCACAAGAAGTCACATGTTACTGGGGAGCCCAGAGACCTGATTGACTGTTACCTGGAGGAGATGGAGAAA AGAGCAGATCAAGGCACCACATTTGACGACTCACAGATGGTCACTTTGCTGTTTGACCTGTTTGCGGCTGGAACTGAAACAACCTCGAACACACTCCGAACTTTAACGCTCTATTTGATGACCCACACTCATATACAGG AACAATGTCAGCGTGAGATTGATGAAGTCCTTGGTGATCGTGAACATGTCACATTTGAGGACAGAAACGCCATGCCTTACGTTCAAGCAGTGATTCATGAGGGTCAGCGTGTTGCTGACATTATTCCTCTTAGTATGTTTCACACCGCCACAACCAACACTCAGCTCCAGGGCTACAACATCCCAAAG GGGACAATTATCATCCCCTATCTGTCATCTGCTCTCAGAGAGGAAAGTCAGTGGAAGTTTCCCCATGAATTCAACCCTCAAAACTTCTTGAATGATAAGGGGGAATTTGTGAAGCCTGATGCATTCATGCCTTTCTCTGCAG gatttcGTGTGTGTTTAGGAGAAAATCTAGCTCGCATGGAGCTCTTCCTCGTCCTGGTCACGGTGCTTCATCGATTTCGTCTGGTCTGGCCAGAGGATGCAGGAGAACCAGACTTCAAACTTATATATGGTGGTACACAGTCAGTGAAACCTTACCGTCTGACTGTTCAACTACGTACATCGGGGCAGACTTGTGAATCTGTTTTCTGA